A window of Streptomyces profundus genomic DNA:
TGCCGTCCTTGACCTGGAACGTCAGCTCCGCGCCGTCGAGCCGGGCCGCGAGATCCAGATGGCCGCCGTCGAGCACCGCCCGTTCCCGGTCGGGCCCCTCCTCGGCGGCGGCGGACGCGGGCGCCAACAGCAGCCCGACGGCCGCCATGGCGCCGATCCACGGCGCCCGCTGCCGCCGCCCGTGTCGTGACATGCCCACACTCCTCAGGGTCGATGAACGCCATCACCGTAGTTGGTGATGATTTCCATGTCCATATCGACGGGAAACCTCAAGTGACGGTCTCCGTCTGTGACATGGCGCACCGGAACACTGCTTGCCACGTCCAGATGAAAATGATTATCGTCTTGGCGTCGGTCTCCCTGTGACTCCTCACCAAGCGAGGTTCAACCGTGCGTAACGCCCGTAGGTCTCTCACCGTCGCCGGCGGTATCGCCGCCGCCCTCTCCTGCGCTTCCCTGGCCACCGCGTCGGCCGCCGCCCCCGTGGTCATCTCCACCGGCCATGTGGACGTCGTGGGCGTGGAGTTGGCGGACGGCGCCTTCCATGTGCATGTTCACGACGAGGACAGCGGCGTGGCGTACGAGCCCGCCGACGTCGTCCTTCAGGCGCTGCCCGGCGCCGCCTACACCGTCCCGAGCGATCCCTGCTACGGCTTCCTCGGCGCGGCCGGCGACACCGTTCACCGGCTGCCGCAGACCCAGAACCCGGATCTGCTCTGGGCCGGCCTCTCCGCCCATATC
This region includes:
- a CDS encoding choice-of-anchor M domain-containing protein produces the protein MRNARRSLTVAGGIAAALSCASLATASAAAPVVISTGHVDVVGVELADGAFHVHVHDEDSGVAYEPADVVLQALPGAAYTVPSDPCYGFLGAAGDTVHRLPQTQNPDLLWAGLSAHIDAGVLAGDTFTLSLESVTGPGDLSVYQDGLCAADSRFFDSGDGIDAADSTELNAHSHVHANWAFTEPGDYTVAFTVSGTLVDGTAVPPVTEEYTFSVAE